The bacterium region TGCCTCACCCCCGACCCCTCTCCCTCGCCCGCCGTAGCCCGCAGGGCGAAGGCGGGCGAGGGAGGGGGGAGAAAGGCAGGAGATGCCACATCATGCGGCCCTGAGGCCACCAAGTGGCAATCCAGGACTCCCCTCTCCGGAGCGCAGTCGTATCGCGCGAGGGAGAGGGGCCGGGGGTGAGGACGCCGTCGCCGTCCCCGAATCCCGGCCGTCTACAGCTTCACGGCCTCGCCGGTCGCCATGGACTCGTTGGCCGCCAGGACGATGGCCAGTGACTTGGCAGCGTCCGGATAGCTGGACTTGAGCAGCGACTGGTCCTGTTTCTGGACGGCCTTGATGAAGGCGTCGTCAATGGCCTGGCCGTAGTCGTTGCCGGTCGGGTAGAAGTGCTCCTCGCGGCTCCCGCGCCTGATCCGCAGCGAGGTGCGCTCGGTGTACTCGTAGACCGACTGCTTGGACCAGATGTCAATGCCGTTCTTGCCGAGGGCCAGGCAGCAGGCCGAGAAGACCGTGCCGCACAGGCCGCTCTTGAACTGCAGGTTCACGGCGCTGGCGTCCTCGATGTTGTACTTGGGGACGTCCTTCATCAGGCCCTTGGAGCACACGGCCTGGACGCTCTTCACCTCGCCGAACAGGTAGCGGACCATGTCGAAGTGGTGGATGGTCTGCTCGACGGCCTGGCCGCCGGACTGCTCCTTGCGGCGCCACCAGGCCACGCCGGGCATGCCGCCCATCCAGTAGGCCTGGAAGACCGCCGGCGGGTTCTGCACGACCTCGTCCTTGAGGCGGGCAATGATGTCCTGGTAGCGGTCCTGGAAGCCGGCGGAGGAGATGATGCCGGCCTTGGTGACGGCGCGGGAGACCTTGTTGGCCAGTTCCATCGAGAGGGCCACGGGCTTTTCGACGAACAGGTGGAGGCCCTGCTTGGCGGCGATCAGTTCCTG contains the following coding sequences:
- a CDS encoding Gfo/Idh/MocA family oxidoreductase, giving the protein MAVRIGFVGCGGISRYHMGHLAKIKDAEMVAFCDVQEERAQATAQEFGAANAVVFTDYKQMYKQACFDAVYVGLPPFAHEEQELIAAKQGLHLFVEKPVALSMELANKVSRAVTKAGIISSAGFQDRYQDIIARLKDEVVQNPPAVFQAYWMGGMPGVAWWRRKEQSGGQAVEQTIHHFDMVRYLFGEVKSVQAVCSKGLMKDVPKYNIEDASAVNLQFKSGLCGTVFSACCLALGKNGIDIWSKQSVYEYTERTSLRIRRGSREEHFYPTGNDYGQAIDDAFIKAVQKQDQSLLKSSYPDAAKSLAIVLAANESMATGEAVKL